The Acidobacteriota bacterium genomic interval TGGATTCGTTCGGCGGCCGGAAGCTCCGGCATGCCGTGTCGTTCGGCCGGCTCCAGGGCGGGGAGATCTTCGACCGTCAGCTTGTGGAAGTTATCCCGCGTGCTCTCGAAGCGCGACACCGGCGGCTCGGCAATGCCGGTTTTGATGTACTTTTCGATGGCGCGTGCGGCGGCGCGCCCGGCGGCGATAGCGTCGATAGCATCAGCCGGACCGGTCACCACGTCGCCTCCGGAAAAAACGCCCGGGTGGTCGGTCTGGAAGGTGCCTTTCTTGGCCTCGATGGTCTTCCAGCGAGTGACCTGGACGGCCTGGTCGCTTTCAACGCCGCTGAGGTCCGGCTCCTGGCCGATCGCGGAGATGACCCAGTCGCACTCGAGCGTATACTCCGAACCTTCGATCTTGACCGGGCGACGCCTGCCGCTCTCGTCCGGCTCACCCAGCTCCATGCGGAGACATTCCATCGATTCGAGGCGGTCACCCGAGACGTTGACCCTTACCGGGGCGGCCAGGAAATTCATATTGACGCCTTCCTCTTCAGCGGCCTCGATCTCCACCTCGTTAGCGGGCATCTCTTTTCGGGTCCGTCGGTAGAGCAGGATGACCTCGTCGGCGCCAAGCCGCAGAGACGTCCGCGCGGCATCGATGGCGGTATTGCCGCCGCCGACCACCACCACGCGACCGCCTATCTTCGGGTTGGTTTTCATCTGCGCCTGGCGTAGGAACTCCACACCCGAGAGAATACCGTCGACCTCCTCATTCTCAACGCGCATCGGCTTGCCGACCTGCGCCCCCAGTCCCACGAAGACCGCCTTGTAGCCCTGCTTGAACAGGTCATCCATGCTGAAGTCTTTACCGAGGGTCTTGTTAAGCTGTACTTCCACGCCAAGGTCGGTGATCCACTTTATCTCTTTGTCGAGAACCTTCTTCGGCAGGCGGTACTCAGGAATGCCGTACTTGAGCATACCGCCCAGTTCCGGCAGGGCTTCAAAGACCGTGGGCCGGTAACCGTCAATTACCAGGTAATACGCGGCGGTCAGCCCGGCCGGGCCGCCGCCGATTATGGCCACTTTCTCGCCGTTGTCAGGTTTCGTTGGCGGCTGCCACATGTGGCCGATCATATCCTGGTCGGCGGCGTAGCGCTTGAGGAAATCAATCCCCACCGGCGCGTCGAGCAGCGAGCGGCGGCAGTTGACCTCGCACTTGCGCGTGCATACCCGGCCACAGACCGACGGCAGCGGGTTCTTTTCCTTGATGAGCGCAATAGCTTCCCGGAATTTACCAAGATTGACCAGGGACATGTAGCCCTGTATGTCGACGTCCGCCGGGCAGTTGAGCCGGCAGGGACCGAAACAGTCCGCGTAGTGATCAGAAAGAAGCAATTCCAGACAGGTCTTACGCGCCCGCAGAACCTTTTCGGATCGCGTCTGGATTTTCATGCCCTCGGTGACCCTGGTCGAACAGGAGGGGAACAACCTCGTCTGGCCCTCCATCTCGACCACGCAGAGGAAGCAGGATCCGAACGGGGGCAGCTTGTCGTCATAGCAGAGGGTCGGGATACTGTCAATGTTCTGCTCCCGGCAGACCTGGAGAATGGTCCGGTCGGGTGACGCCGTAATCTCTTTCCCGTTTATCGTAAGCTTGACCATGGCTGTCCTCATTCCTTCGTCACCGCGTCAAAGCGGCAGACAGTGAAGCATTTTCCACACTTAATGCACTTGTCCTGATCGACGACGTGTTTCTGTTTCTTCTCTCCCGTGATGGCCTCGGTAGGGCAGGCTCGTGCGCAGACCACGCATCCGGTGCAGTTATCGTTGATCGTGTACGTCAGGAGAGCCGCGCAGACGTGAGCCGGGCAGCGCTTCTCCTCGATGTGCGTCACGTACTCATCGCGGAAGTACCGGAGCGTCGTCAGCACCGGGTTCGGCGCCGTCTGGCCGAGGCCGCACAGGGAGGCCGCCTTGATCTGTTCGCTGAGCTCGTCGAGGTTTTCGAGGTCCTCCATAGTGCCCTCGCCCATGGTGATGCGCTCGAGGATCTCCAGCATCCGTTTGGTCCCGATGCGGCAGAACGTGCACTTGCCGCATGACTCAACCTGGGTGAAGGCGAGGAAGAACTTGGCCACGTCAACCATGCAGGTGGTTTCGTCCATGACGATCAGGCCGCCGGAACCCATAATGGCCCCGGTTTTGTTGATCTGCTGGTAGTCAATCGGCAAGTCACACAGCCTGGCGGGGATACAGCCGCCCGAGGGACCGCCCATCTGAACCGCCTTGAGTGCCCGATCATCGATAATACCGCCGCAGGCGTCGAAAACGATCGAACGGATCGTAATGCCCATCGGGACCTCGACCAGGCCGGTCCGCTTGACCTTGCCGGCCATAGCGAACACCTTGGTCCCCTTGCTGTCCTCGGTTCCAAAGGCGGCAAAGGCCTCACCGCCCCTCATAACGATCCAGGGTATGTTGGCGAAGGTTTCGACGTTGTTGATATTGGTCGGCTTGCCCCACAGGCCGGACTGGGCCGGAAACGGCGGGCGGAAACGCGGCATGCCGCGTCTGCCTTCAATGGAGTGAATCAGCGCCGTTTCTTCGCCGCAGACGAAGGCGCCCGCGCCTTCCTTAATCCTGATGGCGAAGTTGAAGCCGGAATCAAGGATGTTCTCGCCCAGGAACCCGCTTTGCCTGGCCTGGGCGATCGCCTGGCGCAGCCTGGCAATCGCCTTCGGGTACTCGGCACGGCAGTAGATGTACGCCTCGTCCGCGCCGACGGCGAAGCCCGCGATAACCATGCCCTCGAGGACCGCATGCGGGTCGCTTTCCAGCACCGAACGGTCCATGAAGGCTCCCGGGTCGCCCTCGTCGGCGTTGCAGATGATGTACTTCTTGTCTCCCGGCGCCGAGCGTGTGAACTTCCATTTGGCCCCGGTGGGGAAGCCTCCGCCGCCCCGCCCGCGAAGGCCGGACCTGGAGACCTCGTCTATCACCTGCTCCGGAGACATCCGGACGAGCGCTTTCTGAAGCGCCTCGTAACCGCCCTCGGCGATGTATTCATCGATGGAACCGGGGTCGATCCGGCCGCAGTTTCTGAGCACGATGCGGTTCTGGTTTTCGAAGAAACCGATCTCACGGTCATCGCCGCTGACCCGCCACTCATCAATGACGCGGTCACCGAGAATATCCTCTTGAACGATACGCGCCACGCCTTCCGGTGTAACGGGGCCGTAGAGATGCCCGTCGCCGTTGCCGTTGGATACCTCGACCAGGACTTCCCGGTAGCACATACCGATGCAGCCTGTTTCCTTAAGGACGAACGCCTCGGGCTGCTCCCTGAGTTCGTCCTGGAAGGCTTTGAAGACCTTTTCGCCGCCGGCCGAGATCCCGCAGGTGCCTAATCCAACTTTCACTGTCTTCATCGAAGTAACCTCAATCGTTTTCCGGTTGCGCTTGCTTCTTGACCTGCCGCTTGAAGTTGCGAATGATTTTCCGCAGCTTCTGCGCCGTCAGGCGGCCGAAGGTCTCGTCGTTGAAGGTTATCACCGGCGCCAGCGAGCAGCAGCCGAGGCAGGCGACCGAGAGCAAGCTGAAGTTGCCGTCGTCGGTGGTCTCCTCGTACGTGATCCCCAGTTCGTCCTGCATGGTATCGTACACCATTTTGGCGCCGTTGACGTGGCACGCGGTCCCGTTGCAGATCTTGATAATATTCTTGCCCAGGGGCTTGGTGCGGAACTGCGCATAGAAGGTCACGACGCCGTAAATGTCGGCCGCCGGGATACCCGTGACGTGGCTGATATAGTCGATGGCCTTCTCGGAAACGTACCCGTAGGTGTCCTGGGCCGACTGCAACAGGGGGATGAGCGCCCCGGCATGCCCGTCGTACTTCCACAGGTCGACGTTGAAGGTCTTGAATTCCTGCGTTGTTTCGTGTGCCATGAGCGACTCCTACATGTTTTCCAGATCGATGAGTCGATCCTGCTTGATGCGCAGAACGCCGTCCAGGGGCCGGATCTGCTCGTTGATGGTGCGGTCAATGTCATCGAAGCTC includes:
- the nuoF gene encoding NADH-quinone oxidoreductase subunit NuoF, producing the protein MKTVKVGLGTCGISAGGEKVFKAFQDELREQPEAFVLKETGCIGMCYREVLVEVSNGNGDGHLYGPVTPEGVARIVQEDILGDRVIDEWRVSGDDREIGFFENQNRIVLRNCGRIDPGSIDEYIAEGGYEALQKALVRMSPEQVIDEVSRSGLRGRGGGGFPTGAKWKFTRSAPGDKKYIICNADEGDPGAFMDRSVLESDPHAVLEGMVIAGFAVGADEAYIYCRAEYPKAIARLRQAIAQARQSGFLGENILDSGFNFAIRIKEGAGAFVCGEETALIHSIEGRRGMPRFRPPFPAQSGLWGKPTNINNVETFANIPWIVMRGGEAFAAFGTEDSKGTKVFAMAGKVKRTGLVEVPMGITIRSIVFDACGGIIDDRALKAVQMGGPSGGCIPARLCDLPIDYQQINKTGAIMGSGGLIVMDETTCMVDVAKFFLAFTQVESCGKCTFCRIGTKRMLEILERITMGEGTMEDLENLDELSEQIKAASLCGLGQTAPNPVLTTLRYFRDEYVTHIEEKRCPAHVCAALLTYTINDNCTGCVVCARACPTEAITGEKKQKHVVDQDKCIKCGKCFTVCRFDAVTKE
- the nuoE gene encoding NADH-quinone oxidoreductase subunit NuoE gives rise to the protein MAHETTQEFKTFNVDLWKYDGHAGALIPLLQSAQDTYGYVSEKAIDYISHVTGIPAADIYGVVTFYAQFRTKPLGKNIIKICNGTACHVNGAKMVYDTMQDELGITYEETTDDGNFSLLSVACLGCCSLAPVITFNDETFGRLTAQKLRKIIRNFKRQVKKQAQPEND